A stretch of DNA from Ctenopharyngodon idella isolate HZGC_01 chromosome 6, HZGC01, whole genome shotgun sequence:
CGTGAGTCTGTGACTCCAGTGGCCTCTTTGATGTGCTGGAAAGCTTCCTCAAAAGTAGAGATGGCTTCCACTTCTTCTACTGGGTTGGCACTGTGCTGGGCCTCACTGCTCAGCTCATCGGGGTGCATGGCCGCCCACTGGGGCTGGATGTGACAGATGGAAGGGGAATGAAGAGGAGATGGCTGAATAAACTTGACAAAATCATTCTAAAGCCTGGGACACACCGAGCCGACTTCAAAGAACTAGCGGCGGAGTTGTTGCCTCGCGTCAGCTGTGTCTGAACCAAAAGGCTGCGCTTGAACACAACACAGACTACAGCTGACTGCAAACTAGCACATGTGTTCTGCGCCTCCGTGTAAGGAAATAAATGTCTATATCAGCAGGTAACAACAGTCTATAGCGTATTCATCATTCAAAAGGAAAAACTGAAACAAGGATATACGAGATATATGCAGATATACGAAACAAAGCAGCGattgcttaccattttgaatacCAGTTATGTTGATaactttcttcattttaaaatttgaaatgcTCAGGTAGGATAACATAATATTAGACCAGCCTCTTGTCTGTGCTGTCTTGACTTATCTCTTTCATCACTTACGCTTTAATTCTCGTGCACTCGTTCGTTAAACTGAACATCCAATCAGAGTTCCCAACCTCACAACAGCCTGACGCTGATTCAACATGCTGAATCGGGCAAACTGCCGCCATCAtgagcccaaaactagcccgaCAGACGCTCGCCGACGGCCCAACGTTGGCTGaccatcggcttggtgtgtcctgGCCTTAAGATACTTCGTTTTGGCCAAGCGGAGAAGGCTTTGTGAAAAGAGCTGTCTAAAATAAATTTTGAGAAAGAtacttatgatttttttttatgtttttgaaagaagtcttttctgctcaccaaggctgcattttttttaaatcaaaaatacagtaaaaacagcaatattgtgaaatattactacaatttaaaaatttagaactgctttctatttgaatatattttaaaatgtaatttattactgtgttggcaaagctgaatttttcattcaaatcattctaatatgctgatttgatgctcagttatcatcaattattattggtgctcaattattaataatggttattatcagtgttgaaaatattaatatttttgtggaaactgtgagtGTCTTTATGgtacttttaatcaatttaatgtgtccttgcttgataaaagtattcattctctttttatttatcccaaacttttgaacagtagcgtatcactgtttcctcaaaaatattaagtggcAAAAActctttcaacattgataataataataaatgtttcttgagcatcaaatcagcatattagaatgatttctgaaggatcatgtgacactgaagactggagtaatgatgctgaaaattcagctttgcgtcACAGGCATAAatgatatattataataaaaaaacagttattttaaattgtaataatatatttcacaatatttctcatcaaataaatgcagctttggtgagcataagagacttatttaaaaaacattataaaatcgtTACTATTTCAagcttttgaccggtagtgcaTATACTTATAAATAATTGAActgatcattttatttttatttgtgtgttgtgagcttagcaatgtgttaaagggttagttcacccaaaaatgaaagttcacccaaaaatgaaaattctgtcatcaagtactcaccctcatgtcattccaaacccgtaaaacccgtaaaaaatatcttaatttgtgttttgaagatgaacgaaggtcttacaggtgtaacatgagggtgagaaattaatgacagaattttcattttttggggtgaactaaccctttaacaccaaGCTCTATTAACATCAATTGCGAGTCCAGTCTCCTGTGCATTTCACATGAGAAGTGCTATTAGTATGACACATATGTTTATGCTTATTAGTGTATTGCATTGTTAGCTGATGTGTGATGGATGAAGCTCACTCTTTTCTTCATCCTCTCTGCCTGAGCCACCTTCTCCTCCGCCTGCTTCTTGTATCGGGAGAggattttctctctctctctgcgctCTCTGTACACCTGCTCCTCCTGAAGCTGCAGCTCAgcctggacacacacacacacacacacacacacacacacaccttactATCAGCATTACTTGCACGACCTTTCCCTTGGCACATATGCTTGCTTTATTATCtcattacatttttcaataattcattAAATGCTTTGTCTTTACCTTGGCTGCATCCTTTGACAAGTGAGCGTCACTGTTCATGACCTGTAGTTCTTTGAGCACTTGTGTCTGCCGGTGAATCTCTGCCTCCATCCTGTCCAGCTGTGGCTGAAATGTAAGACTGTCTTCCTGAAGAAACAAAACTATAATCATAAAAagataatcataaatgtttatttatcatgctgttcaaaagtttggggtcgctATAAGTTTTTTTAATCTTAATGAAAGaagtgctcaccaaggctgccgtggtagagaagaaattgttgaataaagtaagtatttttgttttgtttttgtgcacaaaaagtattcttgtctcttcataacattaaggttgaaccactggagtcacattgcctattttaacaatgtctttactacttctctggaccttgaatgtgttaatttcattgcttttttatggggaaaaaaaaactggatttcatcaaaaatatcttaatttgtgttctgaagatgaacgaaggtcttacaggtttggaacgacatgagggtgagtaattaatgacctttaataattaattaaccctttaatatttttgtggaaaccatgatacattttttcagggttctttgatgaatagaaagttcaaaagaacagaatttatttgaaataaaaaaaaatgtaaaagtcttcacagttatttattatcaatttaaaggggacctattatgcacccttttacaagatgtaaaataagtctctgatgtccccagagcgTGTATGTTAAGTTTTAGCTTAAAATaacccacagataattttttatagcatgttaaaattgccactttttggaggtgagcaaaaacgcgccatttcagtgtgtgtccctttaaatgcaaatgagctgctgtgctctgcctaagagggcggagcttcaagagctcattctccggtgtcaggagtcagtcaggacgcactataatgtcagaaactgtgaatatatgctgcatggagatagaacagatatagtttagtttaattactgttataacttatattgtcttcttgtttttatccactatattagtacaagactgtttactgatgagttttgtaacgtttattgtacttcacacaaaatatgaagcgtccgttttcactcttGAAAATCAcggtaagagcttaataaaacacagtgcaagtatgcattaaaatattatccataaactctctctctctctctctcttgcattatcatcaacatacatagcgaagtacacagaaacactcgttacaactaacagtaaacaaatatataaagaccttatgccttttcgggtggtgcttaataaactggtaaactttatatccgtaaatctccgatgaactgtaataaagtgctctcaccttcattactgccatatccagtatcactctggagactgtatgttttgtattgtccctttgtattgacattcgttcacaaagcagtccggtgtgaaatgattcacgcagacgaatttcggtagagttgagggagcattttcttcaaaaacaaaatgtatccacctcgtcttcagcggctcagatttagggagtaaatggagagagctatgtggattaatccatccagctacagaacacctaaaacgtttgggagacattctcgtcagtgaagcaatggcggactgtgtacaactcgctgtgaactcgctcagtgtggttctatgttaaaacggcagtgtctgccaacattcgtgggcggggcctgtggctaatgtgacgtcacattaccaggaacctgcaaacggcttgttctgagacgctgcttatgatttatggggattaaaaaaaaaggagtgggtggatttttatcattatagggtggttgtgtacacacactgccaacacacatttatgtccaaacaccatccaaaagtgaattttgcataataggtcccctttaatgcatccttgctaaataaaaatattaatttctttcaaaaagaaaaatctgaccccaaacttttaaatcgTAGTGTATGAGTGTCATTGGAttgctttcttttttcccccatcaTATATATGTGGTATAATGCTTTATAATACACATCTGTGTGAGTTTATTGTGCTGTGTCAGTCTGTAGATGAATCCAGTTCATCTGTTCTTTCTCAGATACCTGTAGATGCTCCTTCAGTTTGAGGTATCCTCGCATTATGTGCTCTGCTTCATGACATTTCAGCTGCGTTTTCTCCAAACGGTTTTCCAGAATGCGCAATTTCTATACAACAAGCACACAAGTTCATTCATTTTCTACCTTGAactaacatatttaaatgtgctcATCAATACAGGCTGTAAACACTCCGCTTACCACTAATCATGACAGAGAGGAAGACGAAAGAGTTGAGAGAAGGAAGAAAATAATTTACATAAGAAGAATGACTGCTTAGGGAAACTTATTGGTTCCCTTCTCTACTGTGTCATTATCATAGATATGTATACATAGATGCCACATTCAACCACTCCAGACATGTTAACGCGTCCGCCATCTTTGAACGGTCAACACTTCAGATGCTGTCGTAACTCACAGATGTCACAACATTGCGCAGCCTCTGGTTGTAAAAACTACCGAGATTTAAATACCCAAAGAAATAACGTTTCAcaggtgagaatgtgttggttagtgtttttatatgtattaactgcattaaaatatggtTTAATGTCTAATGTCTTGTCTTGTTGTATTAAATCCTATGAAAATCATCTGCTGAAGTCTATTGGCGATTATTTATACTTGCATATAATGGATGCAGACACAGTCAACTTGCTCTCGAGTGTTCACGGATTGGCTTTGACCATTCCAATATGGTGGATGGCTTACGTATAGCGGCCCATTGAAACAGACGATAATGAGGCATCTATGTATATGTATCTATGGCCATTATGGTATgcaaaaaaatttgtttttgaaagagaaagataggaaattgtttaaattgtataataataataataaaacattgtggGCATGGTTTTGGACAGGataacagttttgttttttaaacaaaatacagtaaatttataGAGAAATTGGgtcaaaaataatttgacagtgaaaaaaaggcttaattttcttaacgctttttttttttcttttgattttgggagGAAATAATAACCTGGACAATTCTTAAATTGTGAGATTCACCAGTGTTCATCCAAAATGCCCAGAAACAAGACAATTTCTAccttttcctcctcctcttgtttctGGGTGTCAGGCAGAGGGCTTCTGTTCTGTGGCTTCATGCTCTGGTACTGGAGCTTCAGGTCCTCTAAACGCTGCTCCTGTGTCTGAGTGGTGTGTTTCATAGCATTCAGCTTCTTCATTTTATCACGCACCTCCTTCTCCAGCACCGTTTGAGCTGACTGCACAACAAAAATTTCTGTCAACCACAATTTATTTGCAGGTGATTCTGTAACCATGGGCAATTTGACTGGATGGTACCAGAAGtgaaaaaagagttttttactttctatttataataaataactgGAATAAAGGTTTATTTAACCTCACCTTCACAGACATGTTCTTGAATGATGCTTTCTCCACCCCACGGCCTTGAAAAACATCCTTGATAAGTTGTTCATCTCCCTGGACACCATGACCAATATATCCATCAATATGCCTATACTTTAAATATGGTTATATTTTAAgattatgtgtgtttgtgtgttcataaTGTCTGACCTCAGCCAGTTTCTTGTGCAGATTTTTATTCTcttgtctcagctgaaggatgGTTTCTCTGTTCTTCTTGATGGCAGACTGAGAGCTTTCGAAATACGCGCTTCTGTCTCCCTCTAGTggacagtgaaaaaaaaaaacattcagcgGCCATGCGAAGTTGAGAGTAATGTCATGCAATATTAACTTTCTGTAGACAATTTTATTGAGctctttaatttaaaattaatataaacgtATTAAACAGCTACAGAAGCAACTTTGCTATTCAATAACTCCAGGCTGACTGCTGACATTATAACACAACATTGCCATCCAAgagaataaattattaataagaaaaataataataaaacaatggaAATACTTGTTACTCCACTACCTCC
This window harbors:
- the odad3 gene encoding coiled-coil domain-containing protein 151 encodes the protein MPGTSVSGGIKHPIHDHISELQRKIQLLEGDRSAYFESSQSAIKKNRETILQLRQENKNLHKKLAEGDEQLIKDVFQGRGVEKASFKNMSVKSAQTVLEKEVRDKMKKLNAMKHTTQTQEQRLEDLKLQYQSMKPQNRSPLPDTQKQEEEEKKLRILENRLEKTQLKCHEAEHIMRGYLKLKEHLQEDSLTFQPQLDRMEAEIHRQTQVLKELQVMNSDAHLSKDAAKAELQLQEEQVYRERREREKILSRYKKQAEEKVAQAERMKKRPQWAAMHPDELSSEAQHSANPVEEVEAISTFEEAFQHIKEATGVTDSREIVDRFISQGETQEHLEKMKAENERMLLQLNKEKNTLQTELQAMKYSQKTELVSGQQMLQDCERDLQQEQQSRDAVKEHLDRLTHTLNTVKAGVQQLSDKLQHIPLMEGRTPQLPPDSDEHTLQLLSEAEQKLMLLKEELQGKDLTTILKEMEEEEFQARIAGKLSQYNTRIQLHKKQKQDPFDDEDDSGDDDGDIITRVTLKHQSQSIIDANNKRKTRIKKRKGKL